The Ignavibacteriales bacterium sequence CACAAGTGTATAACTTGTATTGGGAAAATTGCGAATAGTATCTTCTTTATACTCTTTAACAGTACAATTAGGAATTCCTTTTGCGATAGCCAATAAATCGCGACAATAACCAAGCTTAGTCATGCGCCACTTTTCATAAGCATTAGCGTTATGAATAGACGGTTCACATAACACGGCACCTTTCTTACATACACGAAAAACTTCCTTTAATGCGAGCTCGGCGCTTGCCTGGCCTAGCTGTTCAAGAACGTGATTAGTAAAAACAATATCATAAGAGTTATCTGGCAAATCAATTTTTGTAACGTCACCTAGGAAGAGTTCTTCATAGAATGATTCATAAATAAGATTGACAATGCATGACGCCATACGAGAATGAGTGTATTCAAATCCAGAGATTTTCATTTCGGGATTAGATTTAGCAAGTAGATACATATTAAGACCTGTACCGCAGCCAGCATCAAGCACCGTTGGATTTTGAATCCCATTGCACATGGTTGAAATGTGTTCTATAAATTCGATCCTGGGCCAAGCATTCTTGCCCATCATAATTTTACCGTGATACTTTAACGGTTGAGAGGTAGTGAGAATTCTCAAACTTTCGTAGTCGTCACTATAGCGGGAGAATGTTGATTTTCCATGTCGGTGAACAAATTTTATAATTCCTTTCCAATCACCAAGAATTTTAAATATTTTTTCAACTGAGGTTATGTAAGAAAATTTTTCTGGAAGAGACATTAAATAATCACCAAACGATTTTGGATAATAACAATACCCAAGCACACTTGCAGCTCTATCTAAAATTATTCGAAAATTATTCCAGTCATTGAATTCCGGATGGTCGGTATTTCTTCGGTCGATGACATTAATCTTTTTTTTTAGATTAATTTCTTTACATGCTATTTCAAATTCTAATTCGCTAAGAGGCATTCCCAATTATCCTTAAATTTATTAGGTCACATTCATAATTTAGTATATTGCTGAAAGCCATCTTCACTTGAAAATTTATTTGGCAAACCATTTTTCTTATA is a genomic window containing:
- a CDS encoding class I SAM-dependent methyltransferase codes for the protein MPLSELEFEIACKEINLKKKINVIDRRNTDHPEFNDWNNFRIILDRAASVLGYCYYPKSFGDYLMSLPEKFSYITSVEKIFKILGDWKGIIKFVHRHGKSTFSRYSDDYESLRILTTSQPLKYHGKIMMGKNAWPRIEFIEHISTMCNGIQNPTVLDAGCGTGLNMYLLAKSNPEMKISGFEYTHSRMASCIVNLIYESFYEELFLGDVTKIDLPDNSYDIVFTNHVLEQLGQASAELALKEVFRVCKKGAVLCEPSIHNANAYEKWRMTKLGYCRDLLAIAKGIPNCTVKEYKEDTIRNFPNTSYTLVLEKEQK